The genomic segment TTCTCACCGCCGCTGATGATCATGTCCTTCTTGCGGTCGACCACCCAGACGAACCCTTCCTCGTCCTGCCGGACCAGGTCGCCGGAGTGGAACCAGCCACCGGCGAACGCCTCCTCGGTCTCCTGCGGCTTCTTCCAGTACCCCTGCGTCACGGTGGGGCCCCGGTAGACGATCTCGCCCACCTCGCCGATCGCGACGTCGTTCATGGCGTCGTCCACGACGCGGTACTGGAGGGTCGGGATCGGCTTGCCGACGGAACCGAGCTTGCGCAGCGAGTCCTCGCCGCTGAGCACGCAGGTGATCGGCGAGGTCTCGGTCTGGCCGAACACGGCCACGTTCAGCGCGCCGGGGAACTTCTCGGCCATGGCCCGCAGGGTCGAGTCGCTCGCGGGCGCGGCTCCCCAGCTGATGACCCGCAGCTTCAGGTCACGCCGGTCGATGTCCGGCTGGGCGCAGAGCAGGTCCCACTGCTGCGGCACGTTGAACACCACGGTCGCCCCCTCGCGTTCGTACGCGTCGAGCACGGCCTTCGGGTCGAACGCGCCGAGCGGGTGGATCACCACCGTGCCGCCGATCAGGATGTTCGCCACGATCGACCCGAGCCCGGCGATGTGGAAGAAGGGCGCGGTCAGGAAACCGACGTCGGAGTCGTCGGACATCTTCATCGCCCGGATGCAGGTGAGCGCCTGCAACTGCAGGTTGCGGTGGGACAGCAGCACCCCTTTCGGGCGGCCGGTGGTGCCCGAGGTGTACATGATCAGCGCGATCGACTCCTCGCTGACGTCGGGCAGCTCGATCGGCTCGTGGACCGCCAGGAACTCCTCGTACGCGAGCTGGTCGGCCGCCTCCGGCTCGCCGATGACGATCACCGTGCCGATCGACGCGGCGGCCGGGGCGGCCTTGAGCAGGGGCAGTAGCCGCGCGTCGACGACGACCGCCGACGGGGTGCAGTCGGCCAGGATGTAGTCGAGCTCCAGCGGCGCGAGCCGGAAACTGAGCGGGACGGCCATGGCGCCCAGGCTGTTCGCCGCGAACACGCTCTCGACGAACCACGGGTGGTTCAGGGTCAGCAGCGCCACGCGGTCGCCCTCGGTGACACCCCGGCCCGCGAGCGCGGCGGCGAGCTGCCGGGACCGCCGCGAGAGCTGCGCCCAGGTGGTGGTGTTACCGAGGTAGCGCAGCGCGGGCTTGTCCGGCCGCATCATCGCGTGCGTCGCGGTGTGCGCCATCCAGTGGTGGCGGAAGGACCAGGCGGGAACCGCATCGTTCGACATGGGGCCACTCCTCGGTGAGCTGAACGTCGAGCGGCGTCATTATGCCGGGTCAGACCTTGGTTCGGGAAGAAAAAGTTAATGGAGAGTCACGCGAGGCCCGCCGCTGCCGGTACCGGGGCGTTCCGTGGTTGACTGACGCGTATGGCCTCGTACTCGCGCCCGTTCGCCGGGGTGCCGCGGTGACCGCCGGATCCCCGGCGGCCGTTCGACCACGCAACCGCAAGCAGCTCATCGTCGAGGCGGCGGGCCGGGTGTTCAGCGACCGCGGCTACCACGCGGCGTCCATGGAGGAGATCGCCGCCGGGGTGGGCATCACCGCGGCGGCCCTATACCGGCACTTCCCGAACAAGTACGCGTTGTTCGCCGAGTGCGCGAACGTCATGGTGGACCGGCTCGTCGCCGCGATCGACGGTGTGCCGCCCGAGGGGACCCTGGCGGAGGTGCTCACCGCCGCCACCCAGCTCACGGTCACCCACCGCGCGTCGGGTGGGCTGTACCGGTGGGAGGCCCGGTTCCTCGAGAAGGAGGACCGGCACGTGCTCGCGGCGAAGTTCGGGCACATCGTCGAGCGGGTGACCGAGGTGGCGCGAACCGAATACCCGCTGCCCGAGGAACACCTGCGGGCCGCGGCGGCTCTCGGCGTGATCGGGTCCATCACGATGCACCGCGTCTCGATCGCGCAGCGGCGGCTCGAGGAACTGCTGGTGGCGTCCGCCACGCGGGTGGTCGCGACCGACCCCGCGGCGGCGACCGGCGGCGCGCACCTGGTCGAACTGCCCAGCCGGCCCGTGGCCCGCACGCGACGTTCGGAGATCCTGGAAGCCGCGATCGCGCTGTTCGAAAAGGACGGTTTCGCCAACGTCACGAACGCCAAGATCGCCGAGGCCGTCGGGCTGGTCCCGTCCGCCCTCTACCGCTACTTCCCGGGCAAGGCCGACATCCTGGCCGCGGCCTGCCTCCAAGCCGCGGGACTGCTGGCGCAGGCGGTGGAACAGAACCTGGGCGGGGTCACCGATCCGCATGACGCCGTGGCCGCGCTGACCGCGACCTACGTGGCTTACAGCTTCGAGCACACCGCACTCACCAGCGTCGCGAACGCCGAACTGGTCGGCCTGCCGTCGAACCTGCGGCGGCCCCTGGTCACCGCGCAACGCGAGCACATCGCCGTCTGGGAGCAGCTACTGCGAGCGGCCCGGCCGGAACTCGACTCCCGCCAGGCCAGGGTGCTGGTGCACGCCGGGTTCGGCGTCGTGGTCGAGGCCGGGCGACGCCTGCGGTGGCAGGACAGCCCCGGCCACCGCGACGCCGTCGCCGCGCTGCTCGTCGGTGCGCTGGGTGTTTGACGCGGCAGACTCCGCGCCCGACGGGCAACCGACGCCAGAAAACGCTATGAGTGGGGCATTACTTGCGTTGAACGCAAGTAATGCCCCACTCATAGCATTCGCCGGAAGGCTGGTCCGTTGGCGGACCGGGTTGGGGTGTCAGGCGACGCAGTTCGCCAGTGCGGCGCTGGGCGCGGGTACTCCCGCCGGTCCGAAGAACAACTTGGCGCAGGCGCTCAGGAACGCCGTGTTCTCCTCGGCGATCCAGTGCCCGCTGTCCGGCGCGACGACCCCGCGGACGTCGTCGCCGACCTGGCTGAACGAGGTGGCCACCAGCGGGCCGAAGGCGCCTTCCGCGCCCATCGCCAGCACCGGCATCTGCAGGCGCAGGTGCGCGTTGGCCTGGTTGTTCGTGGCGTCGGCGGCGAAGGCCCGGTAGTACTCGTAACCCGCGGTCCGGCGAGCCGGGCTCGCGTAGGCCTGGAAGAAGGCGGCCTGGTCGATGCGCTCGGGATAGCGGGCGCCGCTGAACAGCCAGCCCAGGTAGGTCGACACGTCGTCGTTGTCGATCAGCTTCTCCGGGACCGGCGCGGCGGTCTGGTTCAGGCCGAGGTGGAAGCTGATCCCGTTCATGTCCTCGAGGCCGAAGCCGGACAGCGGGGTCTCGAGCACGGCCATCCGGACGACCTCGGCCGGGAAGTCCCTGGCGTAGGGGTAGGCGACGAGCGCGCCGGTGTCGTGGCCGAGCAGGGAAACCTGGGTGTAGCCCAGTTTGCGGACACCCTCACGGATGCGCTTCGCGGTGGTGGCCTTGTCGTAGCCGCCGGTCGGGATGCTCGATTCACCCGCGCCGGGCAGGTCGAACGCGATCACGGTGTGGTGCTCGGCGAGCGAGGGCATCACCTTCGCCCACTCCCACCAGGTCTGCGGCCAGCCGTGCAGCAGCACCAGCGGCGGCCCGGACCCGCCGCGGACGTAGTGCAGCGTGGTGCCTTGCACGGCAACGGTTCCGTGGCTGAACCCCGGCAGGTTTCCGGACGACGCCTGGTCGGCGGCCGGGGCGGCGACCGGGGTGGCACTGGCCGCCGACCCCGCCAGGAGCAGCACGACCGCGGCCAGGGCGGCGTACAGGCCGCGGCCCGCGCGCCGAAGGGGCCTGTCTCTTCGGATCACTTGATTCTCCTTGCGCTACAACGGAATTGATCTCGTTGTGGATGATCAACTGGAAGTCGACGTCAACGTAGTCCATCCAGCTGGGGGCCAACAACCCTTGAGCGCAAACCGAAGAACGCAATCGAGGAGAAGGGGGAAGGTCGCGGATCGTGCTACTTGGCGTGTTCCGCCGGGTGGGCGCCCGTGCGGTAAAGGGAACGGAGTTGTTGTTTGGAAAATTTCCCGGTGGCTGTCTTGGGTATTTCGTCGAGGAAGAACACCTGGTCCGGCAGCCACCACGAGGCCACGCGATCGCGGAGGTGCTCGCGCACGGATTCGGCGGTGGGCGTGGTCCCGGGGTGGGCGACCACGCAGGCCACCGGCCGCTCACCCCATTTGGCGTCGGCGACCCCGATCACCGCGGCTTCGGCGACATCGGGGTGATCCATGATCGCGTTTTCCAGTTCGACCGAGGAAATCCATTCACCGCCCGATTTCACCAGGTCCTTGGTGCGATCCACGATCCGCACGTACCCGTGACCGTCGATGGTGGCCACGTCACCGGTGCGCAGCCACCCGTCCTCGGTGAACGCGGCTGTGCCGCCGTCCGGGCCGAAGTAGCCGGCGGCGATGGTGGGCCCGCTGGCCTGCAGTTCACCGGGCGTGCGGCCGTCCCACGGTGCTTCCTGCCCGTCATCGCCGACGATGCGGACTTCGGTGAGCGGGATGGCCGGGCCGGGTGTGCCCAGCAGCGCGCGTTTTTCCTCGTGGGTGTAGTGGTCGTGCGCGGTGCCGATGCGGGAGGTGGTGACCACCGGGCTGGTCTCGGTCATGCCCCAGGCGTTGGTCAGCGGCACGCCGATGGTGTCGCGGTAGGCGCGGCTGAGCGCCTCGTCGACCGCGCCACCGCCACTCACGATCTGGCGTACGGATGAGAGGTCGTGCTGGTCGAGCAACGGCAGCAGGCCGCGCCAGACGGTGGCGACCGCGGCGCCGAAGGTGACCTTGTGGCGGGCCAGCAGGTCCGCCAGTTCCGGTGGGCTCATCGCGGGCCCGGGGAGCACGAGGTCGGCGCCGCACAGCATGGCGCTGTAGGGCAGGCCCCAGGCGTTGACGTGGAACATCGGCACGATCGGCATGACCACGTCGCGTTCGCTGAGGCCGAAGGTGTCGACCATCAGCAGCAGACCGGCGTGCAGGACCACGGAACGGTGGCTGTACAGCACGCCTTTGGGGTTGCCGGTGGTGCCCGAGGTGTAGCACAGCGCGGCGGCGGTGTCCTCGTCGGCGACGGTGAACTCCCGTCCACTGTCCTTAGTGGACCAGAGAAGGTCCTCGTAGTCGACGATGCGATCGTCGTCGGGGATTTCGGTGTCACCGCCGTCGTCCATCACCACCACCGCGCGCACGGTGGTGAACGTGTCGATCAGGGGCCAGACGGCGGGCAGGATCGAGCGGTCGACGAACAGCACGTCGTCCTCGGCGTCGTTGACGATGTAGGTGATCTGCTCGCCGAAGAGCCGGTGGTTGATCGTGTGCAGTACCCGCCCGGTGCAGGGCACCGCCAGGTACAACTCGGTGTGGCGGTGGCTGTTCCACGCGAAGGTGCCCACCCGGGCGCCCGCCGGTACGCCGAGTTCGTCGAGCGCGGCGGCCAGGCGCCGCACCCGCGCGCACACCTCGGCCCAGGTCATGGCCGTCTCGCCGTCGACCCGGCCGGACACCACGGTCTTGTGCCCGAAGTAGCGCTCCACCCGCCGGAAGACGTGGGGCAGGGACAGTGGACGGTCTTGCATCAACCCGTGCATCCGCGGGGCACTTCCTTTCGATCGCGGGGGAGTCAGCGTGTGCAGGCGAAGCTCGAGGCGGTCCCTGGGTCGCCTGCGCGATATTTGGGCCAG from the Amycolatopsis magusensis genome contains:
- a CDS encoding AMP-binding protein; this encodes MSNDAVPAWSFRHHWMAHTATHAMMRPDKPALRYLGNTTTWAQLSRRSRQLAAALAGRGVTEGDRVALLTLNHPWFVESVFAANSLGAMAVPLSFRLAPLELDYILADCTPSAVVVDARLLPLLKAAPAAASIGTVIVIGEPEAADQLAYEEFLAVHEPIELPDVSEESIALIMYTSGTTGRPKGVLLSHRNLQLQALTCIRAMKMSDDSDVGFLTAPFFHIAGLGSIVANILIGGTVVIHPLGAFDPKAVLDAYEREGATVVFNVPQQWDLLCAQPDIDRRDLKLRVISWGAAPASDSTLRAMAEKFPGALNVAVFGQTETSPITCVLSGEDSLRKLGSVGKPIPTLQYRVVDDAMNDVAIGEVGEIVYRGPTVTQGYWKKPQETEEAFAGGWFHSGDLVRQDEEGFVWVVDRKKDMIISGGENIYCAEVENAVAAHPAVREVAVLGRADERWGQVPVAFVSLYGPLALPELTAFLDGRLASFKRPKDLVVVAELPRNAGGKVVKGELRAMDEKLAR
- a CDS encoding TetR/AcrR family transcriptional regulator — encoded protein: MTAGSPAAVRPRNRKQLIVEAAGRVFSDRGYHAASMEEIAAGVGITAAALYRHFPNKYALFAECANVMVDRLVAAIDGVPPEGTLAEVLTAATQLTVTHRASGGLYRWEARFLEKEDRHVLAAKFGHIVERVTEVARTEYPLPEEHLRAAAALGVIGSITMHRVSIAQRRLEELLVASATRVVATDPAAATGGAHLVELPSRPVARTRRSEILEAAIALFEKDGFANVTNAKIAEAVGLVPSALYRYFPGKADILAAACLQAAGLLAQAVEQNLGGVTDPHDAVAALTATYVAYSFEHTALTSVANAELVGLPSNLRRPLVTAQREHIAVWEQLLRAARPELDSRQARVLVHAGFGVVVEAGRRLRWQDSPGHRDAVAALLVGALGV
- a CDS encoding alpha/beta fold hydrolase, with translation MIRRDRPLRRAGRGLYAALAAVVLLLAGSAASATPVAAPAADQASSGNLPGFSHGTVAVQGTTLHYVRGGSGPPLVLLHGWPQTWWEWAKVMPSLAEHHTVIAFDLPGAGESSIPTGGYDKATTAKRIREGVRKLGYTQVSLLGHDTGALVAYPYARDFPAEVVRMAVLETPLSGFGLEDMNGISFHLGLNQTAAPVPEKLIDNDDVSTYLGWLFSGARYPERIDQAAFFQAYASPARRTAGYEYYRAFAADATNNQANAHLRLQMPVLAMGAEGAFGPLVATSFSQVGDDVRGVVAPDSGHWIAEENTAFLSACAKLFFGPAGVPAPSAALANCVA
- a CDS encoding long-chain fatty acid--CoA ligase, which translates into the protein MQDRPLSLPHVFRRVERYFGHKTVVSGRVDGETAMTWAEVCARVRRLAAALDELGVPAGARVGTFAWNSHRHTELYLAVPCTGRVLHTINHRLFGEQITYIVNDAEDDVLFVDRSILPAVWPLIDTFTTVRAVVVMDDGGDTEIPDDDRIVDYEDLLWSTKDSGREFTVADEDTAAALCYTSGTTGNPKGVLYSHRSVVLHAGLLLMVDTFGLSERDVVMPIVPMFHVNAWGLPYSAMLCGADLVLPGPAMSPPELADLLARHKVTFGAAVATVWRGLLPLLDQHDLSSVRQIVSGGGAVDEALSRAYRDTIGVPLTNAWGMTETSPVVTTSRIGTAHDHYTHEEKRALLGTPGPAIPLTEVRIVGDDGQEAPWDGRTPGELQASGPTIAAGYFGPDGGTAAFTEDGWLRTGDVATIDGHGYVRIVDRTKDLVKSGGEWISSVELENAIMDHPDVAEAAVIGVADAKWGERPVACVVAHPGTTPTAESVREHLRDRVASWWLPDQVFFLDEIPKTATGKFSKQQLRSLYRTGAHPAEHAK